From a single Nicotiana tomentosiformis chromosome 2, ASM39032v3, whole genome shotgun sequence genomic region:
- the LOC104090207 gene encoding cytochrome P450 714C2-like, with the protein MEIYQVMKIVASLLLVWFLGLVLYAYNALVTKPEKLRSIMRKQGINGPSPTILFGNTLQIMKYRKNAKKKPYICGQVPANHNCINSVLPFIEEWQKKYGKIFMFSLGNTQILNVTQVDLIKETTMCTSLDWGKPTYQVKERGSLLGTGIITANGNHWAYQRKVIAPEFYMDKVKGMTNLIQESALSLVKSWKKKIEAEKDIIDIKIDPYLRSFSGDVISKACFGSNYLEGEEIFVRLRALEEVCTKRFLFSGIPGMRYLPTKSNREMWALEKETRTLILKLVKERKKTGYEKDLLQTILEGAENSNLNSDEIDQFIVDNCKNIYLAGFETTAVSATWCLMLLAAYPNWQEKVRSEVQEICKGQIPDSDMIRHMKLLTMLINESLRLYSTVPILAREAFKDMEFGNVKIPKGMNVWTMVMALHTDPEIWGQDSYEFNPERFANGISNSCKVPHVFMPFGVGPRVCAGLPLALAELKILISLIVSNFTFRLSPTYVHSPKLGIVIEPQYGVDISLKKLETTR; encoded by the exons ATGGAAATTTATCAAGTCATGAAAATTGTTGCCTCTTTGCTTTTGGTTTGGTTTTTGGGACTAGTGTTGTATGCATACAATGCACTAGTGACAAAACCAGAAAAACTTAGGTCTATTATGAGAAAACAAGGCATAAATGGCCCTTCACCCACCATTCTTTTTGGGAATACTTTGCAGATTATGAAGTACAgaaaaaatgccaaaaagaagCCATATATATGTGGTCAAGTTCCTGCTAACCATAATTGTATCAATTCTGTCTTGCCTTTCATTGAGGAATGGCAGAAAAAATATG GAAAAATATTCATGTTTTCTCTGGGAAATACACAAATATTAAATGTGACACAAGTGGACTTGATCAAAGAGACAACAATGTGCACATCACTAGATTGGGGAAAACCAACTTATCAAGTGAAAGAGCGTGGTTCTTTACTTGGTACTGGCATTATCACAGCCAATGGAAATCATTGGGCATATCAAAGGAAAGTCATTGCACCTGAATTTTATATGGACAAGGTTAAG GGAATGACAAACTTAATTCAAGAATCTGCATTATCCCTCGTGAAATCATGGAAAAAGAAAATTGAAGCTGAAAAAGACATTATTGACATCAAAATTGATCCGTACTTAAGAAGTTTTTCTGGAGATGTGATATCAAAGGCATGTTTTGGAAGTAATTATTTAGAAGGAGAAGAGATTTTTGTGAGGCTTCGTGCTCTTGAAGAAGTTTGTACCAAAAGATTTCTCTTTTCTGGAATTCCTGGCATGAG GTATTTACCAACAAAAAGCAATAGGGAAATGTGGGCATTAGAAAAGGAAACTCGCACATTAATCTTGAAGTTGGTCAAAGAAAGGAAGAAAACTGGATATGAGAAGGACTTGTTACAAACAATTCTCGAAGGAGCAGAAAATAGCAATTTAAATTCAGATGAAATTGATCAGTTCATTGTTGATAATTGCAAGAACATTTATTTGGCTGGATTTGAGACAACTGCTGTTTCTGCAACTTGGTGTCTTATGTTATTAGCTGCATATCCCAATTGGCAAGAAAAAGTACGTTCTGAAGTTCAAGAAATCTGCAAAGGCCAAATTCCAGATTCTGATATGATTCGACATATGAAACTG TTGACGATGTTGATTAATGAATCATTACGCCTTTACTCAACTGTGCCAATACTAGCTAGGGAGGCATTTAAGGATATGGAATTTGGAAATGTGAAAATTCCAAAGGGTATGAATGTTTGGACAATGGTAATGGCATTACACACTGATCCAGAAATTTGGGGACAAGATAGCTATGAATTTAATCCAGAGAGATTTGCAAATGgaatatcaaattcttgcaaaGTTCCACATGTTTTTATGccttttggagttggtcctagagTTTGTGCTGGACTACCTTTGGCTTTGGCTGAGCTCAAAATATTGATCTCCCTTATTGTGTCTAACTTCACATTTAGACTTTCACCAACTTATGTTCACTCCCCTAAACTTGGTATTGTCATTGAGCCTCAATATGGAGTTGATATTTCACTCAAGAAGTTAGAAACAACGCGTTAA
- the LOC104090208 gene encoding protein YCF54, chloroplastic-like gives MSASTALNLGSLCSSVVNLPTHYSHKPSLLFHGIQSQQFLASPNTVLKGFNGSSSRRWELSRKVKRAVAAVDSSDPAEKQETERKKYYFLVANAKFMLDEEEHFQEQLFERLRLFGERNKEQDFWLVIEPKFLDKFPNITKRLKRPAVALVSTNGTWITFMKLRLDRVLQESFEADSTEEALACTPVNLEFEKPEKWTAPYPKYESGWWEPFLPSGSQTSKV, from the exons ATGTCAGCTTCAACAGCTCTGAATCTTGGTTCATTATGCAGTTCGGTAGTGAATTTGCCGACCCATTATTCTCATAAACCTTCTCTGCTTTTTCATGGTATTCAATCGCAGCAATTCTTGGCATCACCCAATACTGTTCTCAAGGGCTTCAATGGAAGCAGCAGCAGGAGGTGGGAATTGAGTAGAAAGGTGAAGAGGGCAGTTGCTGCTGTTGATTCCTCTGATCCTGCTGAAAAG CAAGAGACAGAAAGGAAGAAGTACTATTTTCTTGTTGCAAATGCCAAATTTATGCTGGACGAAGAGGAGCATTTCCAGGAGCAATTGTTTGAGCGTCTTCGCCTTTTTGGAGAGCGTAACAAAGAACAGGATTTCTGGCTTGTAATTGAGCCCAAGTTCTTGGATAAATTCCCTAATATTACCAAGAGACTGAAGAGACCCGCTGTAGCTCTTGTTTCAACCAATGGCACATGGATCAC GTTCATGAAATTGAGGTTAGATAGAGTTTTACAAGAGAGCTTTGAGGCTGACAGTACAGAAGAAGCTTTGGCATGTACTCCTGTAAATCTTGAGTTTGAAAAGCCAGAAAAATGGACAGCACCATACCCGAAGTATGAATCTGGTTGGTGGGAGCCTTTCTTGCCCTCCGGATCTCAGACATCAAAGGTATGA